The Juglans microcarpa x Juglans regia isolate MS1-56 chromosome 2D, Jm3101_v1.0, whole genome shotgun sequence DNA window AGTGTGACTGAGAATTTGTTGTCCAATGTTTCCCCCTACTTATGCTACTTATAGCACTTAGagtatatttgatttttgagaCGGTTATAACCAGTGAATAAGTCCAGCTAATTAACAGTTAGCATTACAAGCTTTAAAAAgtcaataaaaaaatggaaaataatgaTTATAGTAATGGAGCATATGATGATACACTTAGTTATGCAGGTGGGTTTGGTGGTAACATTGGGCATGACCCCCACATACTGTATACTCTAAGTGCCGTGCAGATTTTGGCCCTTTTTGACAAGCTAAATGTTCATGACGTTGAGAAGGTGACTAATTGTATCCTTTGGCACTCTGTTTGATAAACTTTGGAACTGCTCAAATGTACGAGCAATCTTCTTTACCATCTCATGCTTTCTTAGTGCTTTGTGTTTCTGAAATTCGGTTTAGCTGCAACTAGTATAACTATCACAGTTCTTTGTGAACTCTGATATTCAAGCCAGTTAACTGATGGTTTTAACTTGTGTACATGTTGGGTGGAATCACTACCTTTACTGCTTAGATAGTTGACTGGCATAGATGGGCTCCTTCATAAGGATTTTGACATCAAGAAGTCTGataattttaaacaataatacAAAATGGTGTATATCAGCTGTATCTTGTGGATCTTAACATTCAAGTCAGATATTGCTCAGCTGCAAAATCAAGATGGATCTTTTTCAGGGGACATATGGGGTGAAGTTGATACGCGGTATTCTTTCCCCCTTCTGCTTTGTTATTTGGTATTTCATTATTTTGGAAGTTAGCTTCTTTGCAGTTAGAATATGTTTTTTACCATGAAAGTTCTTTTTCCTATAGGTTCTCTTATATTGCTCTGTGCTGTCTCTCAATATTACATCGTTTGGATAAAATCAATGTGAAGAAAGCTGTGAGCTACATCGTAAGTTGTAAAAATTTGGATGGCGGATTTGGTAGCACACCTGGTGGGGAGTCTCATGCAGGGCAAAGTATGTTAGACATTTAAGCCATGGTCATTATGTGAAGTTTTGCATATTGGCTTGTTGTACTTGATAAATCTAGTGTGTTTTCCTTCAACtatcttctttatttctttgtttttcttaccAGGgtggaaatctttttttttttttttttaggtaataatataatttattccaagtaaataggcagccgaagtacacaggatgtatacaagtgAATACACCTAGATACAAGCTATAGCAAAATAGAACTAAGGCAGAACATTACAAATATTCCCATCCCTTACAAGgttcttcacccaaaaacttatagtgctaaagaaaaaatccctgaATTCCCCCATAGTTCGTTCACAATCTTCAAAACACCTCCCAGGGTGGAAATCTATTCAGCTTTTGCATCTCTTAAAAAAGTGCTTTTGACTTTTGCTCAGAAGATTCTCTCAGTTTTTAGATTCCATCATTGTCAACCAACTGCAGATTTTGTGCCATGGTTACCCAAGCATACATTATAGATGGaatctatttcttcttctctctctctccctttagGCTCTCATTCTACAGTAATCTACAATAACTAATGTATTTCTCCTAATATATTTGAAGTGGAGGTTCCTTAGATTGAGATTCTACTTATAAATTTGAAGTATTGTAGAATTGTCTGTGAATATTATGTATGTTTCATTCGCATTATTTACTCGCAAGTCCATTGCTTGCGATTCGTTTGTACAGAGTTTCTTGCTGTGTATGAGCTGTGAATGAACTTAGTAGTAGGTTGCTCAAGCTCACTCGTTAATCTCGTGAGCAATGTTGAGCAAGCTCCTTGAGCTGGTACTTATTAGCAACTAGTTTACATGTTTAAGAGttactgataaaaaagaaaaaaaaaagtttacattTTTTAAGAGTTAAAATCAAGGTCAGTTCTTTAGGTCAGAAGTCAATGTGGAAGTTGTTCTAGTGCTCAGTATGAAACTGGTAATGTGTGAAGTTTGAGTGGCTTGGGGTATGTTTGGATAggaaaaattttcaatttatgaGAAAATCTTTTGAGAGAGTTTTTTATTTGGTGCTCGTGGAAGTGTCGGGGCTGAGGGGTGATACCTGCACCCTTCGGCTGGGATTTGGGTCTCTGCCCCCACTTCCCATAGCAGGGGAAAAACCTTACTTCCCCCTAGCTTCGGGCAGGAAGTGTTTAACAGTCTCATCTGCAAGTTacggaaaataaaaggaaatcaaaatcaaaatcaaaatccaaattGAAATCCACAATTACCCTAGAATCCTGACTACCCAATCAAGATTGGATGTACATAGATGCACCAACGTAATAAaccacaacacacacacacacacacacacacacacacacacacatttattGCAAGAAGAAGAGGTTCATTTCGCTTTCACTCCCATAGTTTCCCAATAAACTGTTTGGCTTCCATTGCTATAGTTGATTTGGATATGAAGCTCACAGGTGCCAGTCTTCCAGATTGTGAAATTTATGTAGAGAAGTAGAATTAGAAGAGAGGAAGGATCAGAGATTTTTGCAACTTTTgttatttcatataaatgggatttatattattattattatttgcctAGTTCTATTAATAGTATTTtcacttacaaaaaaatatgattatattattatatatattgtgggCAGAGACAGGCATATACTGGGTGGATTTTTATTCAGCCTGGACCCCACCAGCCCCTTAATGTTTTGTAATGAGTGGATTTTCCCATCGTTTCCCTGTGAGCCAGTTAGATTCAATGGTAGCTATTAGTGTTCTCCCACAGAAATCTGTGTAAATGTGAACATTGAACAAATTTGCCTTTGTATCTTCTGCACGTGAAATTTAGACTTGAAATGAGGCCTTCTTATTGTCTGCATGTCAAATCCTGTGAACAATAATGCATTTGTGTTTTCTAAATGTCAAATCTAGTCTTGGAATCtggtgaaattttttttacccaCTGTGACTGCAGTTTTCTGTTGTGTGGGTGCACTTGCTATAACGGGATCATTGCATCATATTGACAAGGATCTTCTTGGATGGTGGTTATGCGAGCGGCAGGTTAAATCTGGAGGTCTTAATGGCCGTCCTGAGAAACTTCCTGATGTAAGTGTGTACTTATTTACCCAGTTTGCCACACATGAACATTTATTAGACTTTCTCACTAATTTGTTGCATCCCTTAGGTCTGCTACTCGTGGTGGGTTCTTTCTAGCTTAATTATGATAGACAGGGTTCACTGGATCAATAAGGAAAAGCTTGTTAAGTTCATCTTAGATTGCCAGGTCTCAATGTTCTCCTCTGTAAATTCAagccggtttggattgagagataagttgagatcatgtcatctcactactattcacgactattcacaaatttcaactcacaaatctcactactattcacaaaccatctcaactcatctctgaatccaaacgggttTTCTTTTGCAAGTTCTGGGATGtctgttttatttaaaaaatcttttagtTTGATTTAAGTTTCTCTGAGATGTTGTAGTCTGTTAACAATCCAGGATACAGAAAATGGGGGCATTTCTGATAGACCAGATGATGCTGTGGATGTCTACCATACATACTTTGGGGTGGCTGGTAACTAAAGCTGCATTACTACCTTTTGAACTTCgtcaattttacttttttaagtCATGCATATGGAACATgttaaatctttaaattgttGTGAATTCTCGTGCTGAACTTTGAGTTGAATCACATTTTCATGTTCCTGATTCATGAAGGGCTAAATATAACCTTTTTAAAAATGTGGGCTCTTGAAGTTTGAAGACGGAATTTGATACAGCATATGATTTTATCGTGCGTTTTTAGTTTCTTATTATTTAATCGTTTGGGAGTGCTTGGTTAGGTGTGTGAGGGAAAGAGACTTCAAAGGTGTTTCACCCATTTATTTGGTGGGGTCGCTCTCTTCTCTCCTCTCATTGCAACTTTTTAATTGGTGGCTTCAAAATCCAGTGCACCCTAGAAGTAATTCAATGTGTAGTTTGCATCCAGCTTTCCTTAGACACGATTTTGCATTCTTATTATATCTTTTTaggttcagtttttttttttttggttaaatcaGAGGTTGCTGCTCTTCTACAGTAAAGGTTTAGAATGAAAGATATTAATTCATCAGATTGAAAGTAGGCCATCTTTGTTGTTGCAGGACTTTCCCTTCTTGAATATCCAGGATTGAAAGCTATAGATCCAGCTTATGCTTTGCCTGTTGATGTTGTGAATAGAATCTTCTTTGCCAGATGACTGATTCTTCTAACTTTTCCTTTATTCATCGGTTGAAGCAATTTGTACCCTTTTGTTTCTCTGATACAGAAAAAGAACATATACGTAAAATTCTTTTGACAACAAGAAAGAAGGCATCCAATTTAAGGTGGCGTTTCTCTTTGCTTGTGTAACTCTCTAGATTTTCACTTTGCAATTTTCGCCAAACTCTCCTTTAAGTGCTTcacatgtttttcattttgatcgTTGTTGAACTAATAGAGGAAGTCCCATGATacataattttagttttttatttttaaatggttcAATGGAAGCCACAATGTTTGCTATATGATCTGCCCTGCatattttgattaatataaaCAATTCGACTTTGCTTCATTAATCTTTTGTCCTGACCAAAGTGAATACTTCCTTATACACTCCGTCAAACCCGTGGCTGCCGATACCTCAGCTCTGCAGAATGGTCTCGGATCATCGTCGTATATAAGATGAGAAAGATCAGATCATCGGCAAATCTAAGTTGAAATAGAGCTGGAGTAGTTCTTGGCACTTGAATACCTTAAATTACTCCCCCTCAGGCTTCCGTGATAATGCTTCAGCACAcgataaaaagaaaaggggacaAAGGTTACACTTGTCGCAGCCGAAAAATCTAAATGGGCCTCCATTGAGGAGGGAAAATGGGGAATGCAAGACAGTATACATGAGAGATACATTAGTTCACCAATTGGTGTAAAACCAAAGCATTTTGGAACATTTAGCACGGAACTCAGCTTGTCATATGCCTTCTTTATATCATCTTCATTGCCATTAGACCcatttttctctcattatttGTAGCAGTTTGTAAACAACGCTTGGATTAAACGATAAGGCACAAAGCCTGCATTCTTCAGTATTAGGAGAGAGGAATTTATCCATCACGTTCCTTAATATTGCAGCCATAAtatttgagatgattttatgtCACATTAATTGCATATAATACACAGAAAGAAGGCTTTCCACCATAGATATGCCAATATCACCTCTCACAATCTCCCGATAGAGTTTGGAAAGCAAAGCATTTAATTCACTGGGACTTGGGGCATTCAATGATCCAATCTCTTCAAGAGCACCCCGACagatatcatcatcatcatcttcttctggTATACAAGGGAAGGAGACAAGAAGATGATCATGGCAGTTAGCAACTCCATAGCTTGTGGCAGCTATGGGAAGTATTTTGGTCTTCTTGCATTTGTTGGAAGATCTAAATTCAATACTTTTAGAAGTTTGAAGGAGAGTAATGAAGGGGAGTAATGAAGTGGGAGAAACCAGAGTGTTGAAGTGTGaaggtgaattgggatgcaTCACTAAGcttgaaagagagaagaatggGGGCTGAGATCATAATTAGAGATGATGAGGGAGAAGCATTGGTTGCTGTTTGTGATGAGAAGGCTAATGTGGATAGTCAAGTGGTGGCAGAATGCTTTGCGTTGAGGATGGTTATGGAGCTTTGCAGTGAACTTAATATTCAAAAGGTTGTTTTCGAAGGAGAGGCTAGGAATGTTATAGAGGTAGTGTAGAGTTTTGAAGAGGAGATGTCAGATTTGGTTCTTTAATTGATGATGTaaagttcttttttaaaagtagatCAGATTGGAAAATCCAGTTTGTatacagagaaaaaaaacatagtGACTCGTACCTTAGCTAAGAAAGCTTTAAGTTTGTTAGAAAAAACAGTTTTGATAGAGGAGGTACCAGATTTTGTTGCAAGAAGTCTGGATAGTGATAAAAGATGTAATACTTGACAGTTAGAAATGAAATACAGaagtattgttaaaaaaataaaaaataaaatcttcttctggtatagtacatatatataatatttgattctCCACATGCTCCTCAATGACTGCCTGAATAATCCTGAGTATCCTTTGGATTAGATGATCGGAAAACTTGCATGAAGTGAGAAACAAAACGATCACCAATCTCCTCCCTTTTGGTAAGCCATCGgcaattttcctttttaatcaTCTCAATAGAATTTCTGCAACTCATACTAACCCTGGataggtgaaaaaaaaaagggtcatgtgataccccatatgatatggataaatgtgggtggtgtatgagatcccatattgcttaggaaggagaagttcttactctttataaggttccaatggggctccaattgtatcattgactagttcttttggagtataggctatgtggtttgggccttttattgaggtgttacaaatggtatcagagcttatctcaaccagaaatgtgagacttgagtcATAGTGGTCTCTGTCCCTGTCACGTGATACAATAATGACctttggccctgtcacgggatataatagtgacttcTGGCCCTCCCatgagatataatagtggtctctgctctgagtgcaatcgctttgataacATAGTGATTTATATTCTGCTTGACTTTccgcagaatgcacaaccctaccacgggggttaaacatggcctctgttctgatatgatgctctgatatgatatgataagatgaagatgtttagTCATATTGTGCCAAAGGGgtctttgaataagaatatttttgaactttcgttctgatatttttgataacatgttttgactctgcattctgaaaataaaaaatgttttgtttctgcattctaaaatcggtgaaaatgctcatgtttacatactagtatatgttctctacttactgagttgttgataactcacaccttatctccataacatttttcaaatattgttatgGTTCAACTAGAGAATAAGAGGGAGAAGTATTGAAAAAGtttgatgatcatagatgaataAGTGTtaagggtacaagtattttTCCTGGAGGATTATATTTAGTGGTTTTATCTTTAGCGGTTTTTGGTACGTTAAGATATGAATGATTTGAGTCTTTGTGgagatgttattttattttattgaggtttttgttCAGTATTTATGTCGAGGGACACAGATTTTTGGATCgaacaaataagttaagtattttgtggagtttttgtttatttattattaattattggaGATGTTCTTGAGTAATAGGAGCTAACTCTCCGTATCTCGGGGAACGGGACGTTACAGGTCAATATtcagagaaatgatatttagcCACTATCACCCTAAAGTTTTGTGGCAAAAAATAATTAGGCTTTTCTCCACATCAATTTGCTACACGAGGGACTGTTCGCATACGTGCTGATAACATTTCTTACTTTTCATCTCATTCATCGGCATATGCTAGTGgatctccttcttcttcttcttcttcttcttcttcttttatttatttaatttttttttgtggtacTGAAAAATCTGTGTTTTGTTCATTATAACACACGCAGATATCGATCACAAGAAAAGCATACAATATGaagtgaatatgaaatctgCAACAATGAACACCACTCTCATTGAAACATTGAAGTTTCCAGTAACACTTTATAGTAGTTGTTACATAAGTTTTGGATCTATTGAGCTCACATATTTTTCTGTTGGTTAATTGTTTGTGGCccttgaattatatatatatatatatatatatgataaataatagtTGCAATCGTAAGTACGTAAATACcatgtaatcactttaaaaaaattgaataagggTGGGTTGGGATATATAGCTAGTTCaaatgaaaacatctcatctagAGTTGTAACGTACAGTAGTTTTGGCTAttcaaacacaatatttcatctcaagttttgaaaatattcacttaaataaacagtaaataaatagtaaaaactGATAAGAACAATGTCAAACTGACATAAATAGTTGATAAACAGTGTGTGAACAGGATATGAATAGTGAAAACTGACGTAAACAGTACATGAACAGTACAAAATTTGGGTACTCTATAAAACAGTGGGACCCACCCTTTTATCAAATTCCTAAAagtcaaaactatctcatctcatctcactatccaaacatataattacaaactatctcatctcatattaacttaaaaaatctcactattatttaaaacatctcatctcatctgaactttCTATCCAATCCCTCTAACCAAGGCCTAGAAAATTAAGGACGAGCAAGTGATGCTCATGCTCTAAACAAGCTGCAATTGTAAGGCACGGGCATTGCAATGTTGCATCAGGATTTAGGGCTTTCAAAGATCCAATTCGTTTTAACACAAAAGCCCccataataaaaagaaagaaaaaacctcTTCTTTTGATAATTCATTGtccattttccattttcacaACTGCTTTGGTTGTTCTTCTTGGAGGTTTTAGTTTGGATTTAcagttgatctcaactcattccatctcttcattaaaaatttctcaaacttttacataaaatataatatacaatttaacattttcaaatcctaaaaaaataacattctaacaatattttattcaactttcatctcaactcactatccaaacctcaccgcctcgtttgttttcacaataatttgcatctcatctcatctcgtttaattattacaactttttcaaattctcatacaaaataaaataaacaattcactacaacaaataaggtTTTTTGGAACGAAAAGTTTTGTCCCAAGTTCGTCCCTATAAAAcagtcccaaaagatattttgggatgaaaatcacaaattagtcccaaaaaatatcttttgagacgaaattaAGCTGGATCATTCGATCGCGTTcgaacggatttttttttttttcagggatTAATTAAATTCGTCTCGAAAATCTGTTTGAACATAAAAGATAACTTTCGAACAATGAGGAACGGTTCGAACGGGTATTTCATGATCGGTTGATTGATACCAGTCCATTcgaccaaatacacatgaagaaacgttcgaaaaaaaaaaattgatgatcaaACGTAAATAGTGAATTAGTTATACTAAAGCGTTCAAACGACGAGAAATTTTTACCGTTTGAATTCTAAATTTCAATGTTTGAACAGTTGTGTCCGATTTatctatgttcgaacgtttgatgagaattcgaatggttattattttcttggacaatacttaaaaccaaatagatatttatatttcaaaaatacatttcaaaattttcaaaataaataatactaatctaataagtcagaactaaataaataaaataccaataaaattatcagtacatgacatataattgttcaatatgcaaaaacacttctaatgaaattcaattgtttggaggcctgaattgttgtgtaagcatctgcatttgaagctgcatctgtctttgttgttcttgcatttggagttgcagctccctttgttgattttcttgttattttatgcgcatctccatgtctgcttgtttcgtcaattgagcatctaactcatgctgttttgccatcaattcttcgatcctagaatttgcattctctaatGCAATGACAGTAGTGCTTGAcgttgatgaagagcctgaaggctttacataacgacccaaacccctcaagtagCTTGAACATTgacccagaacttgtgtaaaaatttcaacatcacttgttgatgaattatgatctgatgcaGTTTCAGTAcggagg harbors:
- the LOC121250150 gene encoding geranylgeranyl transferase type-2 subunit beta 1-like isoform X3; protein product: MGELAAEKHVQYILSVEKRKDDLISVAMEHLRMNGAYWGLTTLDLLGKLETVDVDEVVSWVMECQHESGGFGGNIGHDPHILYTLSAVQILALFDKLNVHDVEKVTNYIAQLQNQDGSFSGDIWGEVDTRFSYIALCCLSILHRLDKINVKKAVSYIVSCKNLDGGFGSTPGGESHAGQIFCCVGALAITGSLHHIDKDLLGWWLCERQVKSGGLNGRPEKLPDDTENGGISDRPDDAVDVYHTYFGVAGLSLLEYPGLKAIDPAYALPVDVVNRIFFAR
- the LOC121250150 gene encoding geranylgeranyl transferase type-2 subunit beta 1-like isoform X2, which translates into the protein MGELAAEKHVQYILSVEKRKDDLISVAMEHLRMNGAYWGLTTLDLLGKLETVDVDEVVSWVMECQHESGGFGGNIGHDPHILYTLSAVQILALFDKLNVHDVEKVTNYIAQLQNQDGSFSGDIWGEVDTRFSYIALCCLSILHRLDKINVKKAVSYIVSCKNLDGGFGSTPGGESHAGQIFCCVGALAITGSLHHIDKDLLGWWLCERQVKSGGLNGRPEKLPDVCYSWWVLSSLIMIDRVHWINKEKLVKFILDCQDTENGGISDRPDDAVDVYHTYFGVAGV
- the LOC121250150 gene encoding geranylgeranyl transferase type-2 subunit beta 1-like isoform X1, with amino-acid sequence MGELAAEKHVQYILSVEKRKDDLISVAMEHLRMNGAYWGLTTLDLLGKLETVDVDEVVSWVMECQHESGGFGGNIGHDPHILYTLSAVQILALFDKLNVHDVEKVTNYIAQLQNQDGSFSGDIWGEVDTRFSYIALCCLSILHRLDKINVKKAVSYIVSCKNLDGGFGSTPGGESHAGQIFCCVGALAITGSLHHIDKDLLGWWLCERQVKSGGLNGRPEKLPDVCYSWWVLSSLIMIDRVHWINKEKLVKFILDCQDTENGGISDRPDDAVDVYHTYFGVAGLSLLEYPGLKAIDPAYALPVDVVNRIFFAR
- the LOC121250150 gene encoding geranylgeranyl transferase type-2 subunit beta 1-like isoform X4, which produces MGELAAEKHVQYILSVEKRKDDLISVAMEHLRMNGAYWGLTTLDLLGKLETVDVDEVVSWVMECQHESGGFGGNIGHDPHILYTLSAVQILALFDKLNVHDVEKVTNYIAQLQNQDGSFSGDIWGEVDTRFSYIALCCLSILHRLDKINVKKAVSYIVSCKNLDGGFGSTPGGESHAGQIFCCVGALAITGSLHHIDKDLLGWWLCERQVKSGGLNGRPEKLPDDTENGGISDRPDDAVDVYHTYFGVAGV
- the LOC121250150 gene encoding geranylgeranyl transferase type-2 subunit beta 1-like isoform X5 is translated as MGELAAEKHVQYILSVEKRKDDLISVAMEHLRMNGAYWGLTTLDLLGKLETVDVDEVVSWVMECQHESGGFGGNIGHDPHILYTLSAVQILALFDKLNVHDVEKVTNYIAQLQNQDGSFSGDIWGEVDTRFSYIALCCLSILHRLDKINVKKAVSYIVSCKNLDGGFGSTPGGESHAGQIFCCVGALAITGSLHHIDKDLLGWWLCERQVKSGGLNGRPEKLPDDFPFLNIQD